A section of the Naumovozyma dairenensis CBS 421 chromosome 5, complete genome genome encodes:
- the NDAI0E00110 gene encoding uncharacterized protein: MQYPIITVPKGQFTIIDGFLINLNSKVVTDLSSDDSKTTLTPGGWYLLKNTYNPMSLTKLYFIDSNYMFTNKSVLLWILKPYIYVKFCERNSKYYCEPCTRHQATHKAISIPIVRLEETVSKYMVLEEPLTGTQETHSGPFNQQLKDQQVCETLNTEQTTTNNSDISMDQLKGFSLPDVKYIPEHYFIKIKPPITRLKIKNLEKKEEQDKVKELEVLQRSLFDMSLEKNYWRLRKMKEYFSQTGDPKMTLLRLN, translated from the coding sequence ATGCAGTATCCGATTATTACGGTACCGAAAGGTCAATTCACTATTATTGATGGTTTCCTAATCAATCTCAATAGCAAAGTTGTTACAGACTTATCATCAGATGACAGTAAAACAACGCTAACACCTGGTGGTTGGTACTTGCTGAAAAATACTTACAATCCAATGTCTTTAACGAAACTATACTTTATTGACTCAAATTATATGTTTACTAATAAGAGTGTACTGCTTTGGATATTGAAACCATACATCTATGTCAAGTTTTGTGAAAGGAATAGCAAATACTACTGTGAACCATGTACCAGGCATCAAGCCACTCATAAAGCTATATCTATTCCCATCGTAAGGTTAGAAGAGACTGTGAGTAAATATATGGTCTTAGAGGAACCATTAACGGGCACACAGGAAACACACAGCGGGCCCTTTAACcaacaattaaaagatCAACAAGTTTGCGAAACTCTAAACACAGAACAAACCACAACAAATAATTCTGATATATCTATGGATCAGCTAAAAGGTTTCTCTCTACCAGATGTCAAATATATTCCTGAACATTATTTCATCAAGATCAAACCACCTATTACCCGACTTaaaatcaagaatttagaaaagaaagaagaacaagacaAGGTCAAAGAATTGGAAGTCTTACAACGAAGTTTATTTGATATGAGTTTAGAGAAGAACTACTGGCGACTTCGAAAAATGAAAGAGTATTTTTCTCAGACGGGAGATCCGAAGATGACTTTGTTACGTTTAAACTAA